One stretch of Pandoraea oxalativorans DNA includes these proteins:
- a CDS encoding MFS transporter encodes MSSSPSSYPGGAQPHVGNGAAPATASPAQRDALYRKLTWHIIPFLFLAFIVAYIDRVNVSFAKLEMLSDLSLSETVYGAGAGVFFLGYFLFEVPSNLILHRVGARMWIARIMVTWSIISCLTMFTQGPMSFYVLRFLLGVAEAGFFPGIVLYLATWFPSNKRSQIIALFMVAIPVSGAIGGPLSGWIMQHFGGMHGYAGWQWLFLIEGIASLLVGIAAFFVLQDRIETVKWLNADEKGLLAQDLAADDSTRAHHSVRQVFGSARVWLLGLLYFCIAMGNYGLVFWLPTMIRAAGVANLGNIGLLSAVPSLVSAVAMILVARHADRHNERRMHVAVCCLLGAAGMVASVLLAQHLWWSMAALIVAAIGINSIAPVFWGIPTAMMGGAGAAAAIALINSTGNLAGFVSPYVIGFLKDSTGQLLPGMIVLACALVGGACIVMSLKPQRSRA; translated from the coding sequence ATGAGCTCGTCCCCCTCGTCCTACCCGGGCGGTGCACAGCCGCATGTCGGCAACGGCGCTGCCCCTGCGACGGCCAGCCCCGCGCAGCGCGACGCGCTGTACCGCAAGCTGACCTGGCACATCATCCCGTTCCTCTTTCTCGCGTTCATCGTCGCGTACATCGACCGCGTGAATGTGAGCTTCGCCAAGCTGGAGATGCTCTCCGATCTGTCGCTGTCCGAGACCGTGTATGGCGCAGGTGCGGGCGTGTTCTTCCTCGGCTACTTCCTCTTCGAAGTGCCGAGCAACCTGATCCTGCATCGCGTGGGCGCACGCATGTGGATCGCGCGCATCATGGTGACGTGGTCGATCATTTCCTGCCTGACGATGTTCACGCAGGGACCGATGTCCTTCTACGTGCTGCGCTTCCTGCTCGGCGTGGCCGAAGCGGGCTTCTTCCCCGGCATCGTGCTCTATCTGGCCACGTGGTTCCCGTCGAACAAGCGCTCGCAGATCATTGCGCTGTTCATGGTCGCCATTCCCGTCTCGGGCGCCATCGGCGGTCCGCTCTCGGGCTGGATCATGCAGCACTTCGGCGGCATGCACGGTTACGCGGGCTGGCAGTGGCTGTTTCTGATCGAAGGCATTGCGTCGCTGCTCGTCGGCATCGCAGCGTTCTTCGTGCTTCAGGACCGGATCGAAACGGTGAAGTGGCTGAACGCAGACGAAAAGGGCCTGCTGGCACAGGACCTCGCCGCCGACGACAGCACTCGCGCGCATCACAGCGTGCGTCAGGTGTTCGGTAGCGCCCGCGTGTGGCTGCTCGGCCTGCTGTACTTCTGCATCGCAATGGGCAACTACGGCCTCGTGTTCTGGCTGCCGACGATGATTCGCGCCGCGGGTGTCGCCAACCTCGGCAACATCGGCCTGCTCTCGGCCGTCCCGTCGCTGGTAAGCGCCGTCGCGATGATTCTCGTCGCGCGTCATGCCGACCGGCACAACGAACGTCGCATGCATGTGGCCGTGTGCTGCCTGCTCGGCGCAGCCGGTATGGTCGCATCAGTGCTGCTGGCGCAGCATCTCTGGTGGTCGATGGCGGCACTGATCGTCGCGGCCATCGGCATCAACTCGATTGCGCCGGTGTTCTGGGGCATTCCCACGGCGATGATGGGCGGTGCAGGCGCAGCCGCCGCCATCGCGCTGATCAATTCGACCGGCAACCTCGCGGGGTTCGTCAGCCCGTACGTCATCGGTTTTCTCAAAGACAGCACCGGGCAGTTGCTGCCGGGCATGATCGTGCTGGCGTGTGCGCTGGTCGGCGGGGCATGCATCGTGATGTCGCTCAAGCCCCAACGGAGTCGTGCATGA
- a CDS encoding SDR family NAD(P)-dependent oxidoreductase — translation MSFPVCLVTGAATGIGAATALRFAQDGWAVAINNFDDSTRAAAEAVAAQCREAGAQTLVVDGDVGDDAACRRMADAVGTKWGRLDALVNSAGTTRVIPHGDLEAIDAVEFERIYRVNLIGMFQMTRAAAPLLRERPVSAVSAMSASVVNISSLASLNGTGSSIAYAASKGAVNALTLSFARNLAPHVRVNAIAPGMVDDGLLRRVLGDEAYGRVVEGMRENSPLKRVSQPAEIAELAWFLAARAPAMTGQVLAIENGLLLNT, via the coding sequence ATGAGTTTTCCCGTCTGTCTTGTGACCGGTGCCGCGACTGGCATCGGTGCGGCCACCGCCCTGCGTTTTGCGCAGGACGGCTGGGCCGTGGCCATCAACAATTTCGACGACAGCACGCGTGCGGCCGCCGAAGCGGTCGCGGCGCAGTGCCGCGAGGCCGGTGCGCAAACGCTCGTCGTCGATGGCGACGTGGGTGACGACGCCGCTTGCCGCCGCATGGCGGATGCCGTCGGCACGAAATGGGGGCGACTCGATGCCCTCGTCAACAGCGCCGGGACCACGCGCGTGATCCCGCATGGCGATCTCGAAGCCATCGACGCCGTCGAGTTCGAGCGCATCTATCGCGTGAACCTCATCGGCATGTTCCAGATGACGCGCGCCGCTGCGCCGTTGCTGCGTGAGCGGCCGGTGTCGGCGGTATCGGCCATGTCGGCCTCGGTCGTCAACATCTCGTCGCTGGCGTCGCTCAACGGCACGGGGTCGTCGATTGCTTACGCGGCGTCGAAGGGCGCGGTCAACGCGCTTACGCTCTCGTTCGCCCGCAACCTTGCGCCGCACGTGCGCGTGAACGCCATCGCACCGGGCATGGTCGACGACGGCCTGCTGCGCCGCGTGCTCGGCGACGAGGCATACGGTCGCGTGGTCGAAGGCATGCGCGAAAACTCGCCGCTCAAGCGCGTTTCGCAACCGGCGGAAATTGCCGAACTGGCGTGGTTCCTCGCGGCCCGCGCACCGGCGATGACCGGTCAGGTGCTCGCCATCGAAAACGGGCTGCTGCTCAACACGTAA
- the ilvD gene encoding dihydroxy-acid dehydratase has product MTDLHKHRSRTVTEGVTRTPHRAFLRATGLDDAAIDKPFVAIVDTFGENTPCSMSLNQISDNVRLGVAAGGGVPIRGSAISVSDGTSMNHSGMRFSLVSRETIADSVELFVRAHCYDALVGVAGCDKTLPGILMGMVRVNVPGVFLFGGAMLPGVAPDGSQATILTAIEAVGTAQRGDMSAETLRGIEKRCTPTAGSCPGQFTANTMAMVAEVLGLAPLGSAMVPAVYSERIAIARRAGENVMRALRNGGPLPRDLVTRKSLENACAAVAATGGSTNAMLHIPAIAHEAGIEFTLDDVSEVLARTPLIGDMQPGGRYLAVDLHHVGGVPAVLNALLAGGHIHGDTLTQTGETLADALRAFPGPDGRVVKPHTEPLSPNAGLVVLRGNLAPDGAALKTAGLKQLTFTGTARVFETEEDCMAVVSAQTYREGDVLVIRNEGPKGGPGMREMLSVTAAIYGQGMGEKVALLTDGRFSGATRGMCIGYVGPEAAAGGPIRLLRDGDTIHIDAIKGKLDVELSDEALAARAAEAKPFVRGRLGGVLEKYEALVRPAKLGAVTHSGAVEWPYEASIGETPTHEDPNR; this is encoded by the coding sequence ATGACAGATCTGCACAAACACCGCTCCCGCACGGTGACCGAAGGCGTCACGCGCACCCCGCATCGCGCCTTCCTGCGCGCGACCGGCCTCGACGACGCCGCCATCGACAAACCCTTCGTGGCCATCGTCGACACCTTCGGCGAGAACACGCCCTGCTCCATGTCGCTGAATCAGATTTCGGACAACGTGCGTCTTGGCGTGGCCGCCGGCGGCGGCGTGCCGATTCGCGGCTCGGCCATCTCGGTATCCGACGGCACGTCGATGAACCACTCGGGCATGCGCTTCTCGCTGGTCTCGCGCGAGACGATCGCCGACAGTGTCGAATTATTCGTGCGCGCGCATTGCTACGACGCGCTCGTCGGCGTGGCGGGTTGCGACAAGACGTTGCCCGGCATTCTGATGGGCATGGTGCGCGTGAACGTGCCCGGCGTGTTCCTCTTCGGCGGTGCGATGCTGCCCGGCGTCGCGCCCGACGGCTCGCAGGCCACTATCCTCACCGCCATCGAAGCGGTCGGCACGGCCCAACGCGGCGATATGTCCGCCGAGACCCTGCGCGGCATCGAAAAACGGTGCACACCGACGGCAGGCTCATGCCCCGGTCAGTTCACGGCCAACACGATGGCGATGGTCGCGGAAGTGCTCGGCCTTGCGCCGCTCGGCTCCGCGATGGTACCGGCCGTCTACAGCGAACGGATTGCGATTGCGCGTCGCGCTGGCGAGAACGTGATGCGTGCGCTGCGCAACGGCGGACCGCTGCCGCGCGACCTCGTCACGCGCAAGAGTCTGGAGAACGCCTGTGCTGCCGTAGCGGCGACCGGCGGCTCGACCAACGCCATGCTGCACATTCCGGCCATTGCCCACGAGGCAGGCATCGAGTTCACGCTCGACGACGTCTCCGAAGTCCTCGCCCGCACACCGCTCATCGGCGACATGCAGCCCGGCGGACGCTATCTGGCCGTCGATCTGCATCACGTCGGCGGCGTGCCTGCGGTGCTCAACGCGCTGCTCGCAGGCGGTCATATCCACGGCGACACCCTGACGCAGACGGGCGAGACGCTCGCCGACGCGTTGCGCGCCTTCCCCGGTCCCGACGGACGCGTGGTCAAGCCGCACACCGAACCCCTCTCGCCCAACGCTGGACTGGTCGTGCTGCGCGGCAACCTCGCACCCGACGGCGCGGCGCTCAAGACCGCAGGCCTCAAGCAGCTCACGTTCACCGGCACCGCTCGCGTGTTCGAGACGGAAGAGGACTGCATGGCCGTGGTGTCCGCGCAGACGTACCGCGAGGGCGATGTGCTCGTGATTCGCAACGAAGGCCCCAAGGGCGGACCGGGCATGCGCGAGATGCTGAGTGTGACGGCAGCGATCTACGGGCAAGGCATGGGCGAGAAGGTCGCGCTGCTCACGGACGGCCGCTTCTCGGGCGCGACGCGCGGCATGTGCATCGGTTACGTCGGCCCCGAAGCGGCGGCGGGCGGACCGATTCGCCTACTTCGGGACGGCGATACCATCCACATCGACGCAATCAAGGGTAAGCTCGACGTCGAACTCTCCGACGAAGCACTCGCCGCACGCGCCGCCGAGGCCAAACCGTTCGTGCGCGGTCGTCTGGGCGGCGTACTGGAAAAGTACGAAGCGCTCGTACGGCCCGCCAAGCTGGGCGCGGTGACCCATTCGGGGGCTGTGGAATGGCCCTACGAAGCGTCGATCGGGGAGACGCCAACCCACGAGGACCCGAATCGATGA
- a CDS encoding LysR family transcriptional regulator, translating into MSTTDNSIERFFRSGLKLGHLRMLVTLGELRQVTRVAAAFHVTQPAISKQIGEIEEALGAPVVRRVGNAVELTGIGRVLVERGREILRQIELARRDVSALTAGTAGHVRFGAVVTIPQPLIAHAVELFTRRAPNASFSFVEATLDRLLKMMDEGNLDLALGRNRVTGHLAVMRNESLHHEPFVFVVGTQHPLGAAEAAVSWRDLQDVRWITPMRGSPAFTTMAEILAEHGVTLQRPAIESSSLALNLSLLRGGGFVSILPLSLARRYVQRGTMRVLPLPPLGPLGDAILYWREDTTTPASQLFAACLRESSAELIDAN; encoded by the coding sequence ATGTCAACGACCGACAACTCGATTGAGCGCTTTTTCCGCAGCGGCCTGAAGCTCGGCCATCTACGCATGCTGGTGACGCTGGGCGAACTGCGTCAGGTCACGCGCGTGGCGGCGGCATTTCACGTCACGCAGCCCGCCATCTCCAAGCAGATCGGGGAGATCGAAGAGGCGCTTGGCGCGCCGGTGGTGCGGCGGGTGGGCAATGCGGTGGAGCTGACCGGCATCGGACGCGTGCTGGTGGAGCGTGGACGCGAAATCCTGCGACAGATCGAACTGGCGCGCCGCGACGTGAGTGCGTTGACCGCCGGGACGGCGGGGCATGTCCGCTTCGGTGCGGTGGTGACGATTCCCCAGCCCCTGATCGCGCATGCGGTCGAGTTGTTCACGCGCCGTGCGCCGAACGCGTCGTTCTCGTTCGTGGAAGCTACGCTGGACCGTCTGCTCAAGATGATGGACGAGGGCAATCTCGACCTGGCGCTCGGGCGTAATCGGGTGACCGGCCACCTGGCGGTGATGCGCAACGAGTCGCTGCACCACGAGCCGTTCGTGTTCGTCGTCGGCACCCAACACCCGCTCGGTGCCGCGGAGGCGGCCGTCTCATGGCGCGATTTGCAGGACGTGCGCTGGATCACGCCGATGCGTGGCTCGCCCGCGTTCACCACGATGGCCGAGATACTGGCCGAGCATGGGGTGACGTTACAGCGCCCGGCCATCGAGTCGAGTTCGCTTGCGCTGAATCTGTCGCTACTGCGCGGCGGCGGGTTCGTCTCGATCCTGCCGCTATCGCTCGCGCGACGCTATGTCCAGCGAGGCACCATGCGCGTGCTGCCGTTGCCGCCATTGGGGCCGCTGGGCGACGCGATTCTGTATTGGCGCGAAGACACGACGACGCCCGCGTCGCAACTATTCGCGGCGTGCCTGCGCGAGTCGTCGGCAGAGTTGATCGACGCAAACTGA
- a CDS encoding NAD(P)-dependent oxidoreductase, whose product MTTPRVGFCGIGRMGEPMTQRLLAAGHDVAVWNRSAAKLGALTDAGAMACVTPQALGECVDIALLCLGDGKAVEDVVFGERGLVHAATPPRYLVDHSTLSPALTRHLAKRWAEATGSVWIDAPVSGGTGGAQAGTLAIMAGGPAEAIEAVTPVLRAFSSRVTRMGDIGAGQTTKLANQAIVATTLAGLAEAFVLAKRSGIDTAAVPSALQGGWADSVLMQTLWPRMVTPPDFATGTVRVILKDLDAIAELAHASATVQRVLPEVRRLLKDAAERGMADWDLSQVFRIGEAESAPDA is encoded by the coding sequence ATGACTACCCCACGCGTAGGCTTTTGCGGCATCGGCCGCATGGGCGAACCCATGACGCAGCGGCTGCTCGCTGCTGGCCACGACGTCGCCGTCTGGAACCGTTCTGCCGCCAAGCTCGGCGCGCTGACCGATGCCGGTGCGATGGCCTGTGTGACGCCGCAGGCGCTCGGCGAATGCGTCGACATCGCCCTGCTCTGTCTGGGTGATGGAAAGGCGGTTGAGGACGTGGTGTTCGGTGAGCGCGGGCTCGTGCACGCCGCAACGCCCCCGCGCTATCTCGTCGATCACTCGACGCTCTCGCCCGCGCTCACCCGCCATCTCGCGAAGCGCTGGGCCGAGGCCACCGGCAGCGTCTGGATCGACGCCCCGGTGTCCGGCGGCACGGGCGGTGCGCAGGCAGGCACGCTGGCCATCATGGCGGGCGGTCCCGCCGAGGCTATCGAAGCCGTGACGCCGGTGCTGCGCGCTTTCTCGTCGCGCGTCACCCGCATGGGCGACATCGGTGCGGGTCAGACGACCAAGCTCGCCAATCAGGCCATCGTCGCCACGACGCTCGCAGGTCTGGCCGAAGCCTTCGTGCTGGCCAAGCGCAGCGGCATCGACACAGCGGCGGTCCCGTCGGCATTGCAAGGTGGCTGGGCCGATTCCGTCCTCATGCAGACGCTCTGGCCGCGCATGGTGACGCCGCCCGACTTCGCCACCGGCACGGTGCGCGTGATTCTGAAGGACCTCGACGCGATTGCCGAACTGGCGCACGCAAGCGCAACCGTGCAGCGCGTGCTGCCGGAAGTGCGTCGTTTGCTGAAGGACGCCGCAGAGCGCGGCATGGCGGACTGGGACCTGTCGCAGGTGTTCCGCATCGGCGAAGCGGAGAGCGCGCCGGACGCTTGA
- a CDS encoding ABC transporter substrate-binding protein, whose protein sequence is MRRRSLASRTTRSTRATHRSRRVLAAALTALALPLIPLAANAKPLTVCTEASPEGFDVVRYNSLTTTNASADPVFNRLVEFDASQAKVVPSLATKWEVTPDGLTYTFTLRPNVSFHSNDLFKPTRAFNADDVVFTFDRMLNDNAPWHKLTPSGFPHAQSLSLGKLIKSVQKVDDNTVRFTLSEPDAVFLSMLSMGFASIYSAEYADKLVAANKTDDLNARPIGTGPFVFRSYQKDSVVRYDANKSYFGGAPASERLIYTIVPDPAVRAQKVKVGECQIALSPKPLDVQAARGDKALKVVETPAFMTAFVAINTQHKPLNDVRVRQALNLAFDKPSYVKQVFEGTATPAVNVYPPNTWSYAKNVADYPHNIDRAKKLLADAGFPQGFETTIWTRPAGSLLNPNPRVGAEMLQSDLAKIGVKAQIKTVEWGELIRRGKAGEHDLLFMGWSGDNGDPDNFLTPQFSCAAVTSGTNFARFCDASLDKLISDGKRTHDIAARTAKYQAAQKTIKDDALWIPLAHPIAAVITRTDVSGYQVSPFGRQDFSTVKVK, encoded by the coding sequence ATGCGTCGTCGCTCGCTTGCATCCCGCACTACCCGCTCTACTCGCGCTACTCACCGTTCCCGTCGCGTTCTCGCCGCCGCGCTCACCGCGCTCGCTTTGCCGCTGATTCCGCTGGCGGCGAACGCCAAACCGCTCACCGTCTGCACCGAAGCCAGCCCGGAAGGGTTCGACGTCGTGCGCTACAACTCGCTCACTACGACCAATGCCTCTGCCGATCCGGTGTTCAACCGTCTGGTCGAGTTCGATGCTTCGCAAGCCAAGGTCGTGCCGAGTCTGGCGACGAAATGGGAAGTGACGCCGGACGGCCTCACGTACACGTTCACGCTGCGCCCGAACGTCAGCTTCCACAGCAACGATCTCTTCAAGCCGACGCGCGCATTCAATGCCGACGACGTCGTCTTCACGTTCGATCGCATGCTCAACGACAACGCGCCGTGGCACAAGCTCACGCCGTCGGGCTTCCCGCATGCGCAGTCGCTGTCGCTGGGCAAGCTGATCAAGTCGGTGCAGAAGGTCGACGACAACACGGTGCGCTTCACGCTCTCCGAGCCGGACGCCGTGTTCCTCTCGATGCTGTCGATGGGCTTCGCGTCGATCTATTCGGCCGAGTATGCCGACAAGCTCGTCGCGGCGAACAAGACGGATGACCTCAACGCGCGTCCGATCGGCACCGGCCCGTTCGTGTTCCGTAGCTATCAGAAGGACAGTGTGGTGCGGTACGACGCCAACAAGTCGTACTTCGGCGGCGCACCGGCGTCCGAGCGTCTGATCTACACGATCGTGCCGGACCCTGCCGTGCGTGCGCAGAAGGTCAAGGTCGGCGAGTGCCAGATCGCGCTGTCGCCCAAGCCGCTCGACGTGCAGGCCGCGCGTGGCGACAAGGCACTCAAGGTGGTCGAGACGCCCGCTTTCATGACGGCGTTCGTCGCCATCAACACGCAACACAAGCCGTTGAACGACGTGCGCGTGCGTCAGGCGCTGAACCTTGCGTTCGACAAGCCGAGCTACGTGAAGCAAGTGTTCGAAGGCACGGCCACGCCGGCGGTGAACGTGTATCCGCCAAACACGTGGAGCTATGCGAAGAACGTGGCGGACTATCCGCACAACATCGATCGCGCGAAAAAGCTGCTGGCGGACGCTGGTTTCCCGCAAGGTTTCGAGACGACGATCTGGACGCGACCGGCGGGCAGCCTGCTCAATCCGAACCCGCGTGTGGGCGCCGAGATGCTGCAAAGCGACCTGGCAAAGATCGGCGTGAAGGCGCAGATCAAGACGGTGGAGTGGGGCGAGCTGATTCGTCGCGGCAAGGCGGGCGAGCATGACCTGCTGTTCATGGGCTGGTCGGGTGATAACGGCGATCCGGACAACTTCCTCACGCCGCAGTTCAGCTGCGCGGCCGTGACCTCGGGCACGAACTTCGCCCGCTTCTGCGACGCCAGTCTCGACAAGCTGATCAGCGACGGCAAGCGCACGCATGACATCGCGGCGCGCACCGCCAAGTATCAGGCGGCGCAGAAGACGATCAAGGACGATGCGCTGTGGATTCCGCTGGCGCATCCGATCGCGGCCGTGATCACGCGTACCGACGTGTCGGGCTATCAGGTCAGCCCGTTCGGCCGTCAGGACTTCTCGACGGTGAAGGTCAAGTAA